The proteins below are encoded in one region of Apium graveolens cultivar Ventura chromosome 4, ASM990537v1, whole genome shotgun sequence:
- the LOC141718320 gene encoding secreted RxLR effector protein 161-like gives MVIQSIEVEKDLFHPRKEDEDPLGPEVSYISAIGELMYPANNTRPDIAFAMNLLARFSSDPTKRHWDGIKHILRYLRGTIDVGLFFPNNSKSQLVGYANAKYLSDPHVERSHTCYLFTYCGTVISWKSTKQTIVVTSSNHAELLAIHEASRECV, from the coding sequence ATGGTGATTCAGTCAATTGAAGTTGAAAAGGATCTATTTCATCCAAGAAAAGAAGATGAAGATCCACTTGGACCAGAAGTTTCATATATCAGTGCAATTGGCGAACTTATGTACCCCGCAAACAATACACGACCTGATATTGCTTTTGCTATGAATCTGTTAGCAAGATTCAGTTCAGATCCAACTAAAAGACATTGGGATGGAATCAAGCATATATTGAGATATCTTCGCGGGACAATTGATGTTGGATTATTCTTTCCAAATAATTCGAAATCACAGCTGGTTGGATATGCAAATGCTAAATACTTGTCAGATCCTCATGTTGAACGATCACATACATGTTACTTATTCACATATTGCGGTACTGTTATCTCTTGGAAATCTACAAAACAGACCATCGTTGTAACTTCATCAAATCACGCAGAATTACTTGCAATCCATGAAGCAAGTAGGGAATGTGTCTGA
- the LOC141716659 gene encoding uncharacterized protein LOC141716659 isoform X1, whose product MFNAIFSNIFVHRYYELELFREMATMGELPSELLSYIILMLVQSPGGAADFARIVSVCRRFRLFTQDKHILNLVNFDMKMEFKNFIQYQHINNLLVKCSEAGNEAAQFLLGKVILVSSSQLFLGEWQKADFHPCDFFTLGELFCIMATNVSTQNHEVGSFISYFIPQQESTSEFSRTRLVHYQLVKLFLLNCSLLDFAEMSVFLKCYIKFFTSVTEEDDLLLQAISTLVPPAETVRNLEKLFMEPSCLCVLCSISVKNYIARRNSSLALLRALTVRFFERYLE is encoded by the exons CTTGAACTGTTTCGAGAAATGGCAACAATGGGAGAACTGCCCTCTGAGCTTCTTTCTTATATTATACTAATGTTGGTGCAGTCACCAGGCGGAGCGGCTGATTTTGCGAGGATCGTATCTGT TTGCCGAAGATTTCGTTTGTTCACACAAGATAAGCACATCCTCAATCTTGTCAACTTTGACAtgaaaatggaatttaaaaattttatacaGTATCAGCACATTAACAATCTACTAGTGAAATGTTCTGAAGCTGGAAATGAAGCTGCTCAGTTTTTGCTCGGGAAG GTAATACTAGTGAGCTCGTCTCAGCTATTTCTAGGTGAATGGCAGAAAGCGGATTTCCATCCTTGTGATTTTTTCACACTTGGTGAGCTTTTTTGTATTATGGCCACAAATGTTTCCACTCAGAACCATGAAGTTGGCTCTTTTATTTCCTACTTTATACCTCAACAAGAATCAACTAGTGAATTTTCACGGACAAGATTGGTTCATTACCAACTTGTTAAGTTGTTCTTGCTCAACTGCAGCCTGCTGGACTTTGCTGAAATGTCGGTATTCCTTAAGTGTTACATCAAGTTCTTCACCAGTGTTACCGAAGAAGATGATCTACTCCTCCAAGCCATCAGTACTCTTGTTCCTCCTGCTGAAACCGTCAGAAATTTAGAGAAACTGTTCATGGAACCCAGTTGCCTTTGTGTACTCTGTTCGATTTCTGTTAAGAACTATATTGCTCGAAGAAACAGTTCTCTCGCATTATTACGAGCCCTGACAGTTCGTTTCTTTGAACGTTATTTGGAATAG
- the LOC141716659 gene encoding uncharacterized protein LOC141716659 isoform X2 yields MATMGELPSELLSYIILMLVQSPGGAADFARIVSVCRRFRLFTQDKHILNLVNFDMKMEFKNFIQYQHINNLLVKCSEAGNEAAQFLLGKVILVSSSQLFLGEWQKADFHPCDFFTLGELFCIMATNVSTQNHEVGSFISYFIPQQESTSEFSRTRLVHYQLVKLFLLNCSLLDFAEMSVFLKCYIKFFTSVTEEDDLLLQAISTLVPPAETVRNLEKLFMEPSCLCVLCSISVKNYIARRNSSLALLRALTVRFFERYLE; encoded by the exons ATGGCAACAATGGGAGAACTGCCCTCTGAGCTTCTTTCTTATATTATACTAATGTTGGTGCAGTCACCAGGCGGAGCGGCTGATTTTGCGAGGATCGTATCTGT TTGCCGAAGATTTCGTTTGTTCACACAAGATAAGCACATCCTCAATCTTGTCAACTTTGACAtgaaaatggaatttaaaaattttatacaGTATCAGCACATTAACAATCTACTAGTGAAATGTTCTGAAGCTGGAAATGAAGCTGCTCAGTTTTTGCTCGGGAAG GTAATACTAGTGAGCTCGTCTCAGCTATTTCTAGGTGAATGGCAGAAAGCGGATTTCCATCCTTGTGATTTTTTCACACTTGGTGAGCTTTTTTGTATTATGGCCACAAATGTTTCCACTCAGAACCATGAAGTTGGCTCTTTTATTTCCTACTTTATACCTCAACAAGAATCAACTAGTGAATTTTCACGGACAAGATTGGTTCATTACCAACTTGTTAAGTTGTTCTTGCTCAACTGCAGCCTGCTGGACTTTGCTGAAATGTCGGTATTCCTTAAGTGTTACATCAAGTTCTTCACCAGTGTTACCGAAGAAGATGATCTACTCCTCCAAGCCATCAGTACTCTTGTTCCTCCTGCTGAAACCGTCAGAAATTTAGAGAAACTGTTCATGGAACCCAGTTGCCTTTGTGTACTCTGTTCGATTTCTGTTAAGAACTATATTGCTCGAAGAAACAGTTCTCTCGCATTATTACGAGCCCTGACAGTTCGTTTCTTTGAACGTTATTTGGAATAG
- the LOC141716659 gene encoding uncharacterized protein LOC141716659 isoform X3 → MFNAIFSNIFVHRYYELELFREMATMGELPSELLSYIILMLVQSPGGAADFARIVSVCRRFRLFTQDKHILNLVNFDMKMEFKNFIQYQHINNLLVKCSEAGNEAAQFLLGKVILVSSSQLFLGEWQKADFHPCDFFTLACWTLLKCRYSLSVTSSSSPVLPKKMIYSSKPSVLLFLLLKPSEI, encoded by the exons CTTGAACTGTTTCGAGAAATGGCAACAATGGGAGAACTGCCCTCTGAGCTTCTTTCTTATATTATACTAATGTTGGTGCAGTCACCAGGCGGAGCGGCTGATTTTGCGAGGATCGTATCTGT TTGCCGAAGATTTCGTTTGTTCACACAAGATAAGCACATCCTCAATCTTGTCAACTTTGACAtgaaaatggaatttaaaaattttatacaGTATCAGCACATTAACAATCTACTAGTGAAATGTTCTGAAGCTGGAAATGAAGCTGCTCAGTTTTTGCTCGGGAAG GTAATACTAGTGAGCTCGTCTCAGCTATTTCTAGGTGAATGGCAGAAAGCGGATTTCCATCCTTGTGATTTTTTCACACTTG CCTGCTGGACTTTGCTGAAATGTCGGTATTCCTTAAGTGTTACATCAAGTTCTTCACCAGTGTTACCGAAGAAGATGATCTACTCCTCCAAGCCATCAGTACTCTTGTTCCTCCTGCTGAAACCGTCAGAAATTTAG